The following proteins are co-located in the Pseudomonas cavernae genome:
- the fghA gene encoding S-formylglutathione hydrolase, producing the protein MSLEIVSSNKSFGGWHKRYRHRSSTLNCDMVFAVYLPPQAEQGARLPVLYWLSGLTCTDENFMQKAGAQRLAAELGMVIVAPDTSPRGPGVPGDPDGAWDFGLGAGFYVNATQEPWVRHYRMHDYVVHELPTLIETSFPVSERRGISGHSMGGHGALVCALRNPGRYLSLSAFAPISNPMTCPWGEKAFSRYLGEDRARWREWDACVLLAEAKERLPILVDQGDRDDFLANQLKPEALQAAAKAAGHPLTLRLQPGYDHSYYFIASFIEEHLRHHAAALRG; encoded by the coding sequence ATGTCGCTAGAAATCGTTTCCAGCAATAAAAGCTTTGGCGGTTGGCACAAGCGTTATCGGCACCGTTCGAGCACGCTCAACTGCGACATGGTGTTCGCCGTCTATCTGCCACCGCAGGCCGAGCAGGGCGCCCGGCTACCGGTGCTGTACTGGCTGTCGGGGCTGACCTGCACCGATGAGAACTTCATGCAGAAGGCCGGGGCGCAACGGCTGGCCGCCGAGCTGGGTATGGTGATAGTCGCACCGGATACCAGCCCGCGCGGCCCCGGGGTGCCGGGCGATCCGGACGGTGCCTGGGACTTCGGTCTCGGCGCCGGCTTCTATGTGAATGCCACTCAGGAGCCCTGGGTGCGGCACTACCGCATGCATGACTACGTAGTGCATGAGTTGCCGACACTGATCGAGACCAGCTTCCCGGTCTCCGAGCGGCGTGGCATCAGCGGCCACTCCATGGGCGGGCATGGCGCGCTGGTGTGCGCGTTGCGCAACCCGGGGCGTTATCTGTCATTGTCGGCCTTTGCGCCGATCAGCAACCCGATGACTTGCCCCTGGGGTGAAAAGGCGTTCAGCCGCTATCTCGGCGAAGACCGCGCGCGCTGGCGTGAATGGGACGCCTGCGTACTGCTCGCCGAGGCGAAGGAGCGGCTGCCGATCCTCGTCGATCAGGGCGATCGTGACGATTTTCTCGCCAACCAACTGAAGCCGGAGGCCTTGCAGGCGGCGGCCAAGGCTGCCGGGCATCCGCTGACCTTGCGTCTGCAGCCGGGCTACGACCACAGCTACTACTTCATCGCCAGTTTTATCGAAGAGCATCTGCGTCATCATGCGGCGGCGCTGCGAGGCTAA
- the ispF gene encoding 2-C-methyl-D-erythritol 2,4-cyclodiphosphate synthase produces the protein MRIGHGYDVHRFGEGDFITLGGVRIPHTSGLIAHSDGDVLLHALSDALLGAAALGDIGKHFPDTDPTFKGADSRGLLRHVLGLIQAKGWRVGNIDATIVAQAPKMAPHIESMRALIAADLQVSVEQVNVKATTTEKLGFTGREEGIAVHAVALLLSL, from the coding sequence ATGCGTATTGGTCACGGCTATGACGTCCACCGTTTCGGCGAGGGCGATTTCATCACCCTCGGCGGCGTGCGGATTCCCCACACATCCGGGCTGATTGCCCATTCCGATGGCGACGTGCTGCTGCATGCCTTGAGCGATGCGCTGCTCGGCGCCGCGGCCCTCGGCGATATTGGCAAGCATTTCCCCGACACCGACCCAACCTTCAAGGGCGCCGATAGCCGCGGGTTGCTGCGTCATGTGCTCGGTCTGATCCAGGCCAAGGGCTGGCGGGTCGGCAACATCGACGCCACTATCGTCGCCCAGGCGCCGAAGATGGCGCCGCATATCGAGAGCATGCGTGCTTTGATCGCGGCAGACCTGCAGGTAAGTGTCGAACAGGTCAACGTCAAGGCCACCACCACCGAGAAACTCGGCTTCACCGGACGCGAGGAAGGTATCGCGGTGCACGCCGTCGCCTTGCTGCTGAGTCTATGA
- a CDS encoding LysR substrate-binding domain-containing protein, with translation MNRWEGLDEFVAVAESGQFTAAAERLGLSSSHVSRQIARLEERLQTRLFYRSTRRVALTEAGQTFLQHCQRLLDAREEALRAVSDLASEPKGLLRMTCAVAYGERFIVPLVNQFMAAHPQLRVEIELSNRTLDLVHEGLDLAIRLGRLQDSRLVATRLAPRVMHLCAAPDYLERYGRPHSLSELARHNCLIGSSDHWAFQQEGRELSLRVQGNWRCNSGQAVLDAALRGFGLCQLPDYYVLEHLRSGALVSLLEQHQPPNTAVWALYPQQRHLSPKVRQLVDCLKEGLAERPEYH, from the coding sequence ATGAATCGCTGGGAAGGACTGGACGAGTTCGTCGCCGTGGCCGAATCCGGCCAATTCACCGCGGCCGCCGAGCGCCTGGGCCTGTCGTCATCGCATGTCAGCCGGCAGATCGCCCGCCTCGAGGAACGCCTGCAAACCCGGCTGTTCTACCGCAGCACGCGCAGGGTGGCGCTGACCGAAGCCGGACAGACCTTCCTGCAACATTGCCAGCGCCTGCTCGACGCCCGCGAGGAAGCCTTGCGCGCGGTCAGCGACCTGGCCAGCGAACCCAAGGGCCTGCTGCGCATGACCTGCGCCGTGGCCTATGGCGAGCGTTTCATCGTGCCGCTGGTGAACCAGTTCATGGCTGCTCATCCGCAGCTACGGGTGGAAATCGAACTGAGCAATCGCACCCTCGATCTCGTGCATGAGGGGCTGGATCTGGCCATTCGCCTCGGCCGCCTACAGGACTCGCGTCTGGTCGCCACCCGCCTGGCGCCGCGGGTCATGCACCTGTGCGCGGCGCCGGACTACCTGGAGCGCTACGGCCGGCCGCACAGCCTGTCGGAGCTGGCCCGGCACAACTGCCTGATCGGCAGTTCCGATCACTGGGCCTTCCAGCAGGAGGGACGCGAACTGTCGCTGCGGGTGCAGGGCAACTGGCGCTGCAACAGCGGCCAGGCAGTGCTGGACGCCGCCCTGCGCGGCTTCGGCCTGTGCCAGCTGCCGGACTACTATGTACTCGAACACCTGCGCAGCGGCGCGCTGGTGTCGCTGCTGGAACAGCACCAGCCACCGAACACCGCGGTATGGGCGCTGTATCCGCAGCAACGCCATCTGTCGCCGAAGGTGCGGCAACTGGTCGATTGTCTCAAGGAAGGGCTGGCCGAGCGGCCGGAGTATCACTGA
- the ftsB gene encoding cell division protein FtsB: MRSPYWLFVVLILLLAGLQYRLWVGDGSLAQVSSLKRQIAEQQGENERLLERNRILEAEVMELKQGMETVEERARHELGMVKDGETLYQITE, translated from the coding sequence ATGCGTAGCCCTTACTGGTTGTTCGTCGTGCTGATCCTGCTGCTGGCTGGATTGCAGTACCGTCTTTGGGTGGGTGACGGCAGCCTGGCCCAAGTCAGCAGCTTGAAACGGCAGATTGCCGAGCAGCAAGGTGAGAACGAGCGTCTGCTCGAGCGCAATCGCATCCTCGAGGCGGAAGTCATGGAGCTGAAGCAGGGCATGGAAACCGTCGAAGAGCGTGCCCGCCACGAGCTGGGCATGGTCAAGGACGGCGAAACCCTGTACCAGATCACCGAATGA
- the tilS gene encoding tRNA lysidine(34) synthetase TilS has product MTSLHSRLLNALAPWRDAPAWHVAFSGGLDSTVLLHLLAVLARTEHLPPLSAIHVHHGLLAAADAWPKHCRQVCAGLGVPLQVRHVQVDQGASLERAAREARYAALSACLGAGELLLVAQHRDDQAETLLFRLLRGAGVRGLAGMPVSRALGRGTLVRPLLDCSRVELEAYAREHGLRWVEDPSNGDTRLARNHLRRLIMPRLHEHWPQAASTLARSAAHLREAQTLLDELAVQDLAAAQSASLFPWLTLPSLELAPLLRLSPAHQRNALRHWLAALTPLPDSAHWSGWEDLRDAAVGAQPIWRLGQGELHRAGGRLWWLSGGWLRKSPAPLVWNEPHGALQLPGNGVLRLAGAVPAGELEVRYRQGGEVLRLGGRGSRDLKRLLNEAGLPVFVRGRLPLLYRAGELLAVANLPGLNGAAEGTWQLLWQVPTNDQGLS; this is encoded by the coding sequence ATGACCTCTCTGCACTCCCGACTGCTGAACGCCCTGGCGCCCTGGCGCGATGCCCCCGCTTGGCATGTCGCCTTCTCCGGCGGCCTGGACTCCACGGTGCTGCTCCATCTCCTCGCGGTTCTCGCCCGGACTGAGCATCTGCCGCCGCTCTCCGCCATCCATGTCCATCACGGCTTGCTGGCCGCGGCCGACGCCTGGCCGAAGCATTGCCGGCAAGTATGCGCCGGGCTCGGTGTGCCGTTGCAGGTGCGGCATGTCCAGGTTGACCAGGGCGCCAGCCTCGAGCGCGCCGCCCGCGAGGCGCGCTATGCCGCGCTGAGCGCCTGCCTCGGCGCAGGCGAGTTGTTGCTGGTGGCGCAGCATCGTGATGACCAGGCGGAAACCCTGTTGTTCCGTCTGCTGCGAGGCGCCGGCGTGCGCGGCCTGGCTGGCATGCCGGTGAGTCGGGCCTTGGGGCGCGGGACCTTGGTGCGACCGCTGCTGGATTGTTCGCGCGTCGAACTGGAAGCCTATGCGCGCGAACATGGCTTGCGTTGGGTCGAAGATCCGTCGAATGGCGATACAAGGTTGGCGCGCAATCATCTGCGCCGGCTGATCATGCCACGGCTGCATGAGCACTGGCCGCAGGCTGCCAGCACCCTGGCGCGCAGCGCCGCCCATCTGCGCGAGGCGCAGACCCTGCTGGACGAGTTGGCCGTGCAGGATCTGGCCGCGGCGCAAAGCGCGTCGCTGTTCCCCTGGCTGACCCTGCCCTCGCTGGAGCTGGCACCGCTGCTGCGGTTGTCACCGGCCCATCAACGCAATGCCTTGCGCCACTGGCTGGCGGCGCTGACACCGTTGCCGGACAGCGCGCACTGGAGTGGTTGGGAGGATCTCCGCGATGCCGCGGTGGGGGCTCAGCCGATCTGGCGCCTAGGACAGGGTGAACTGCACCGCGCCGGCGGGCGCCTGTGGTGGCTGAGTGGGGGCTGGTTGCGGAAGTCGCCGGCACCGTTGGTCTGGAACGAGCCGCATGGCGCATTGCAACTGCCGGGCAATGGCGTGCTGCGCCTGGCGGGGGCGGTGCCGGCGGGCGAGTTGGAGGTGCGTTATCGCCAGGGCGGCGAAGTGCTGCGCCTGGGCGGGCGGGGGAGTCGCGACCTCAAGCGCCTGCTCAACGAGGCCGGTTTGCCGGTCTTCGTCCGCGGCCGCTTGCCACTGCTGTATCGCGCCGGCGAACTGCTGGCGGTGGCCAATCTGCCGGGCTTGAATGGCGCTGCGGAGGGCACCTGGCAGTTGCTCTGGCAGGTACCGACGAATGACCAAGGTTTGAGCTGA
- a CDS encoding S-(hydroxymethyl)glutathione dehydrogenase/class III alcohol dehydrogenase, with protein MIKSRAAVAFAPNQPLQIVEVDVAPPQAGEVLVRIVATGVCHTDAFTLSGADPEGIFPAILGHEGGGIVEAVGEGVTSVAVGDHVIPLYTPECRECKFCLSGKTNLCQKIRATQGKGLMPDGTSRFSYQGQPIYHYMGTSTFSEYTVLPEISLAKISKEAPLDKVCLLGCGVTTGIGAVLNTAKVEAGATVAIFGLGGIGLAAIIGASMAKAGRIIAIDINPAKFEIAKQLGATDFVNPQEHAKPIQEVIVEMTDGGVDYSFECVGNVQLMRAALECAHKGWGESVIIGVAGAGQEISTRPFQLVTGRVWRGSAFGGVRGRTELPSYVEKAQKGEIPLDTFITHNLPLDEINQAFDLMHEGKSIRAVIHY; from the coding sequence ATGATCAAGTCCCGCGCCGCCGTAGCCTTCGCGCCCAACCAGCCGTTGCAAATCGTCGAAGTCGACGTGGCGCCGCCGCAGGCCGGCGAGGTGCTGGTCCGCATCGTAGCCACCGGGGTGTGCCACACCGACGCGTTCACCCTGTCCGGTGCCGACCCGGAGGGCATCTTCCCGGCCATCCTCGGTCACGAGGGCGGTGGTATCGTCGAGGCGGTGGGCGAGGGCGTGACCTCGGTGGCGGTGGGCGATCATGTGATCCCGCTGTACACCCCCGAATGTCGTGAGTGCAAGTTCTGTCTGTCCGGCAAGACCAATCTGTGCCAGAAGATTCGCGCTACCCAGGGCAAGGGTCTGATGCCGGACGGCACCAGTCGCTTCTCTTACCAGGGGCAGCCGATTTATCACTACATGGGCACCTCGACCTTCTCCGAGTACACCGTGCTGCCGGAAATCTCCCTGGCCAAGATCTCCAAGGAGGCGCCGCTGGACAAGGTTTGCCTGCTCGGCTGCGGTGTCACCACCGGCATCGGCGCGGTGCTCAATACCGCCAAGGTGGAGGCGGGCGCCACGGTGGCGATCTTCGGTCTCGGCGGCATCGGCCTGGCGGCGATCATCGGTGCGAGCATGGCCAAAGCCGGTCGGATTATCGCCATCGACATCAACCCGGCCAAGTTCGAGATCGCCAAGCAGTTGGGCGCCACCGATTTCGTCAATCCACAGGAGCATGCCAAGCCGATCCAGGAAGTCATTGTCGAGATGACCGATGGTGGCGTGGATTACAGCTTCGAATGCGTTGGCAACGTGCAACTGATGCGTGCGGCGCTGGAATGTGCACACAAGGGCTGGGGCGAGTCGGTGATCATCGGTGTCGCCGGTGCCGGTCAGGAAATCAGCACCCGGCCGTTCCAGTTGGTCACCGGCCGGGTCTGGCGCGGTTCGGCCTTCGGCGGCGTGCGTGGCCGTACCGAGCTGCCGAGCTACGTGGAGAAGGCGCAGAAGGGCGAGATCCCGCTGGATACCTTCATCACCCACAACCTGCCACTGGACGAGATCAACCAGGCCTTCGACTTGATGCACGAGGGCAAGAGCATCCGTGCGGTGATCCACTACTGA
- the ispD gene encoding 2-C-methyl-D-erythritol 4-phosphate cytidylyltransferase codes for MNSATLPAFWAVIPAAGIGARMRADRPKQYLELAGRTILEHTLDCFLDHPRLKRLVVSLAVDDPYWPTLACANDPRIERVDGGSERADSVLNALLRLGELGAQSHDWVLVHDAARPNLSPSDLDLLLAELANDPVGGLLAVPAKDTLKRAGADGRVRETVDRSVIWQAYTPQMFRFGALHRALADALVAEVAITDEASALEWAGQAPRLIEGRADNLKITRPEDLDWLRQRWSGKR; via the coding sequence ATGAACAGCGCCACCTTGCCGGCCTTCTGGGCGGTGATTCCCGCCGCGGGCATTGGCGCGCGCATGCGCGCCGACCGACCCAAGCAGTATCTGGAACTGGCCGGGCGGACCATTCTCGAACATACCCTCGACTGTTTTCTCGATCACCCGCGCTTGAAGCGCCTGGTGGTCAGCCTGGCAGTTGACGATCCTTACTGGCCGACCCTGGCCTGTGCCAATGACCCGCGCATCGAACGAGTGGACGGCGGCAGCGAACGCGCCGACTCGGTGCTTAATGCCTTGCTGCGTCTGGGTGAGCTGGGCGCGCAGAGCCACGACTGGGTGCTGGTGCATGATGCGGCGCGACCCAATCTGTCGCCCTCCGATCTTGACCTGCTGTTGGCCGAGCTGGCCAACGATCCGGTCGGCGGCCTGCTCGCCGTGCCGGCGAAAGACACCCTCAAGCGTGCCGGCGCCGATGGCCGGGTGCGCGAGACGGTGGATCGCAGCGTGATCTGGCAGGCCTACACGCCGCAGATGTTTCGCTTCGGCGCCTTGCACCGCGCCTTGGCCGATGCCCTGGTCGCCGAGGTGGCGATCACCGACGAAGCCTCCGCGCTCGAGTGGGCGGGGCAGGCGCCGCGCTTGATCGAGGGGCGCGCCGACAACCTCAAGATCACCCGCCCGGAAGATCTCGACTGGCTGCGCCAGCGCTGGTCCGGCAAGCGCTAA
- the eno gene encoding phosphopyruvate hydratase, whose product MAKIVDIKGREVLDSRGNPTVEADVILDNGIVGSACAPSGASTGSREALELRDGDKSRYLGKGVLKAVANINGPIRDLLLGKDAIDQKALDHAMIALDGTENKGSLGANAILAVSLAAAKAAAQAKGVPLYAHIADLNGTPGQYSMPVPMMNIINGGEHADNNVDIQEFMVQPVGAKNFADALRMGAEIFHHLKAVLKARGLNTAVGDEGGFAPNLASNEDALAAIAEAVANAGYKLGDDVTLALDCASSEFFEDGKYDLAGEGKVFDAAGFADYLAGLTQRYPIISIEDGMDESDWAGWKGLTEKIGAKVQLVGDDLFVTNTKILKEGIDKSIANSILIKFNQIGSLTETLEAIQMAKAAGYTAVISHRSGETEDSTIADLAVGTAAGQIKTGSLCRSDRVSKYNQLLRIEEQLGGKAPYRGRAEFRG is encoded by the coding sequence ATGGCAAAGATCGTCGACATCAAGGGTCGTGAGGTTCTCGACTCCCGTGGCAACCCCACCGTGGAAGCCGATGTGATCCTCGACAATGGCATCGTCGGCAGCGCCTGCGCGCCGTCCGGTGCTTCCACCGGTTCCCGCGAAGCGCTGGAGCTGCGTGATGGCGACAAGAGCCGTTACCTGGGCAAGGGCGTGCTGAAAGCCGTGGCCAACATCAATGGCCCGATCCGCGACCTGCTGTTGGGCAAAGATGCCATCGACCAGAAGGCGCTGGATCACGCGATGATCGCGCTGGACGGTACCGAGAACAAAGGCTCGCTGGGCGCCAACGCCATCCTCGCGGTGTCCCTGGCCGCCGCCAAGGCCGCTGCCCAGGCCAAGGGCGTGCCGCTCTACGCGCACATCGCCGATCTCAACGGTACTCCGGGTCAGTACTCCATGCCGGTGCCGATGATGAACATCATCAACGGCGGCGAGCACGCCGATAACAACGTCGACATCCAGGAGTTCATGGTCCAGCCGGTGGGCGCCAAGAACTTCGCCGACGCCCTGCGCATGGGGGCCGAGATCTTCCATCACCTGAAAGCTGTGCTGAAGGCCCGTGGCCTGAACACCGCCGTCGGTGACGAAGGTGGTTTCGCGCCGAACCTGGCTTCCAACGAAGATGCCCTGGCCGCTATCGCCGAAGCCGTCGCCAACGCTGGCTATAAGCTGGGTGATGACGTCACCCTGGCCCTGGATTGCGCCTCCAGCGAATTCTTCGAAGACGGCAAGTACGACCTGGCCGGTGAAGGCAAGGTGTTCGACGCCGCCGGTTTCGCCGACTACCTGGCCGGCCTGACCCAGCGTTACCCAATCATCTCCATCGAAGACGGTATGGACGAGTCCGACTGGGCCGGCTGGAAAGGCCTGACCGAGAAGATCGGCGCCAAGGTGCAACTGGTCGGCGACGACCTGTTCGTCACCAACACCAAGATCCTCAAGGAAGGCATCGACAAGTCGATCGCCAACTCGATCCTGATCAAGTTCAACCAGATCGGCTCGCTGACTGAGACCCTGGAAGCCATTCAGATGGCCAAGGCCGCCGGCTACACCGCGGTGATTTCGCACCGCTCCGGTGAAACCGAGGACAGCACCATCGCCGACCTCGCCGTGGGTACCGCCGCCGGCCAGATCAAGACTGGCTCTCTGTGCCGTTCCGACCGCGTGTCCAAGTACAACCAACTGCTGCGTATCGAAGAGCAATTGGGCGGAAAGGCACCCTATCGCGGCCGTGCCGAGTTCCGCGGCTGA
- the accA gene encoding acetyl-CoA carboxylase carboxyl transferase subunit alpha, whose product MNPNFLDFEQPIADLQAKIEELRLVGNDNSLNISDEIARLQDKSDTLTASIFNGLSSWQIAKLARHPRRPYTLDYIQHIFTEFEELHGDRHFSDDPAIVGGIARLDDQPVMVIGHQKGREVREKVRRNFGMPRPEGYRKACRLMEMAERFKMPILTFIDTPGAYPGIDAEERGQSEAIAWNLRVMSRLKTPIIATVIGEGGSGGALAIGVCDQLNMLQYSTYAVISPEGCASILWRTAEKAPEAAEAMGVTAERLKELGIVDKVIDEPLGGAHSAPVVAAASIRQELISQLKGLRKLETDKLLARRYERLMSYGIA is encoded by the coding sequence ATGAACCCGAACTTCCTCGATTTCGAACAGCCGATCGCTGACCTGCAAGCCAAGATCGAAGAATTGCGCTTGGTAGGGAACGATAACTCGCTGAATATCAGCGATGAAATCGCCCGCCTGCAGGACAAGAGCGACACGCTCACCGCCAGCATCTTCAATGGCCTCAGCAGCTGGCAGATCGCCAAGCTGGCGCGCCATCCGCGGCGGCCTTATACCCTCGATTACATCCAGCACATTTTCACCGAGTTCGAGGAGCTGCATGGCGATCGCCACTTCTCCGACGACCCGGCGATCGTCGGTGGCATCGCGCGCCTGGACGACCAGCCGGTGATGGTCATCGGTCACCAGAAAGGCCGCGAAGTGCGCGAGAAGGTGCGCCGCAACTTCGGCATGCCGCGCCCGGAAGGCTACCGCAAGGCCTGCCGCCTGATGGAAATGGCCGAGCGCTTCAAGATGCCGATCCTGACCTTCATCGATACCCCGGGCGCCTATCCGGGCATCGACGCCGAAGAGCGCGGCCAGAGCGAAGCGATCGCCTGGAACCTGCGGGTCATGTCGCGGCTGAAGACGCCGATCATCGCCACCGTCATCGGCGAAGGCGGCTCCGGCGGCGCCCTGGCGATCGGCGTGTGCGATCAGCTGAACATGCTGCAGTACTCAACCTACGCGGTGATCTCGCCGGAAGGCTGCGCCTCGATCCTCTGGCGCACCGCCGAGAAGGCTCCTGAAGCCGCCGAGGCCATGGGCGTTACCGCCGAGCGTCTGAAGGAGCTGGGTATCGTCGACAAGGTCATCGACGAGCCGTTGGGTGGCGCCCACAGTGCGCCGGTGGTCGCGGCGGCCAGCATCCGTCAGGAGCTGATCAGCCAGCTCAAGGGCCTGCGGAAGCTCGAGACCGACAAGCTGCTGGCGCGTCGCTACGAGCGACTGATGAGCTATGGCATCGCCTGA
- a CDS encoding CTP synthase, translated as MTRYIFVTGGVVSSLGKGIASASLAAILEARGLKVTMLKLDPYINVDPGTMSPFQHGEVFVTHDGAETDLDLGHYERFIRTTMTQNNNFTTGRVYADVLRKERRGDYLGATIQVIPHITDEIKHRIIKGAGDADVALVEIGGTVGDIESQPFLEAIRQLRVEVGAKRAMLMHLTLVPYIATAGETKTKPTQHSVKELRSIGLQPDVLICRSDHPVDVSSRRKIALFTNVEERAVIALEDVDTIYKIPSVLHAQGLDDIVVERFGLECGPADLSEWDRVVDAKLNPEKEVTIAMVGKYMELLDAYKSLIEAMSHAGIQNRTKVNLRYIDSEDIENQGTALLEGVDAILVPGGFGLRGVEGKISTVQYARENKIPYLGICLGMQVAVIEFARNVLGWSDANSTEFDQSSGHPVVGLITEWQDATGATEVRTEASDLGGTMRLGAQDCQLESGTKVHDCYRQDVIVERHRHRYEVNNNLLPKLQEAGLKISGRSGDGALVEVVEAPDHPWFVACQFHPEFTSTPRDGHPLFSGFVNAAVAQKAKKA; from the coding sequence ATGACGCGCTACATATTCGTCACGGGTGGTGTTGTTTCTTCATTGGGGAAAGGCATCGCCTCGGCTTCTTTGGCGGCAATCCTGGAGGCGCGGGGCCTGAAGGTCACGATGCTCAAGCTCGACCCCTACATCAACGTCGATCCGGGCACCATGAGCCCGTTCCAGCACGGTGAGGTGTTCGTCACCCACGACGGCGCCGAGACCGACCTCGATCTGGGGCACTACGAGCGGTTTATCCGCACCACCATGACTCAGAACAACAACTTCACCACCGGCCGTGTCTACGCCGACGTGCTGCGCAAGGAGCGCCGGGGTGACTACCTGGGGGCGACCATCCAGGTCATTCCGCACATCACCGACGAGATCAAACACCGTATCATCAAGGGCGCCGGCGATGCCGATGTGGCCCTGGTCGAGATCGGCGGTACGGTCGGCGACATCGAGTCGCAGCCGTTCCTCGAGGCGATCCGCCAACTGCGCGTTGAAGTCGGCGCCAAGCGCGCCATGCTGATGCACCTGACCCTGGTGCCGTACATCGCCACCGCTGGCGAGACCAAGACCAAACCGACCCAGCACTCGGTGAAGGAACTGCGCTCCATCGGCCTGCAGCCCGATGTGCTGATCTGCCGCTCCGATCATCCGGTCGATGTCTCCTCGCGGCGCAAGATCGCGCTGTTCACCAACGTCGAAGAGCGCGCGGTCATCGCCCTGGAAGACGTCGACACCATCTACAAGATTCCGTCCGTGCTGCACGCCCAAGGCCTGGATGACATCGTCGTCGAGCGTTTCGGCCTGGAGTGCGGCCCCGCCGATCTTTCCGAGTGGGACCGGGTGGTCGACGCCAAGCTGAATCCGGAAAAAGAAGTCACCATCGCCATGGTCGGCAAGTACATGGAGCTGCTGGACGCCTACAAGTCGCTGATCGAGGCGATGAGCCACGCCGGCATCCAGAACCGGACCAAGGTTAACCTGCGCTATATCGACTCGGAAGACATCGAGAATCAGGGCACTGCCCTGCTCGAAGGTGTCGATGCCATCCTGGTGCCCGGCGGTTTCGGCCTGCGTGGTGTGGAAGGCAAAATCAGCACGGTGCAATACGCTCGCGAGAACAAGATTCCCTACCTCGGCATCTGCCTCGGCATGCAGGTCGCGGTCATCGAGTTCGCCCGCAACGTGCTGGGCTGGAGCGATGCCAACTCCACCGAGTTCGACCAGTCCAGCGGTCATCCGGTGGTCGGTCTGATCACCGAATGGCAGGATGCCACCGGCGCTACCGAGGTTCGTACCGAAGCTTCCGATCTCGGCGGCACCATGCGCCTGGGCGCTCAGGATTGCCAGCTGGAGTCCGGCACTAAGGTCCACGATTGCTATCGTCAGGACGTGATCGTCGAACGTCACCGCCATCGCTATGAAGTGAACAACAACCTGCTGCCGAAGCTGCAGGAAGCCGGCCTGAAGATCTCCGGTCGCTCCGGTGATGGCGCCTTGGTGGAAGTCGTGGAAGCGCCCGATCATCCGTGGTTCGTCGCCTGCCAGTTCCACCCGGAGTTCACCTCCACCCCACGTGACGGTCATCCGTTGTTCAGCGGCTTCGTCAACGCCGCCGTGGCGCAGAAAGCGAAGAAGGCCTAA
- the kdsA gene encoding 3-deoxy-8-phosphooctulonate synthase, whose protein sequence is MAQKIIRVGAIEIANDKPFVLFGGMNVLESRDLALKVCEEYVKVTDKLGIPYVFKASFDKANRSSINSFRGPGLEEGMKIFEEVKKTFGVPVITDVHEPHQAVPVAEVCDIIQLPAFLSRQTDLVVAMAKTGAVINIKKAQFLAPQEMKHILSKCEEAGNDRLILCERGSSFGYNNLVVDMLGFGIMKQFNYPVFFDVTHALQMPGGRADSAGGRRAQVTDLAKAGMSQGLAGLFLEAHPDPDNAKCDGPCALRLDKLEPLLSQLKQLDDLVKSFPPIETA, encoded by the coding sequence ATGGCACAGAAAATCATCCGCGTTGGCGCTATCGAAATCGCCAACGACAAGCCATTCGTGCTGTTCGGCGGCATGAACGTGCTGGAGTCCCGTGACCTGGCGCTGAAGGTCTGCGAAGAGTACGTCAAGGTCACCGACAAGCTCGGCATCCCCTACGTGTTCAAGGCCAGCTTCGACAAGGCCAATCGTTCCTCGATCAACTCCTTCCGCGGCCCGGGCCTGGAAGAGGGCATGAAGATTTTCGAGGAAGTGAAGAAGACCTTCGGCGTGCCGGTGATCACCGATGTGCACGAGCCGCATCAGGCCGTTCCGGTGGCAGAAGTCTGCGACATCATCCAGTTGCCGGCCTTCCTCTCGCGGCAGACCGACCTGGTGGTGGCGATGGCCAAGACCGGCGCGGTGATCAACATCAAGAAGGCCCAGTTTCTCGCCCCGCAGGAGATGAAACACATCCTCAGCAAGTGCGAGGAGGCCGGCAACGACCGGCTGATCCTCTGCGAGCGTGGTTCCAGCTTCGGTTACAACAACCTGGTGGTGGACATGCTCGGCTTCGGCATCATGAAGCAGTTCAACTACCCGGTGTTCTTCGACGTCACCCATGCCCTGCAGATGCCGGGCGGGCGCGCGGATTCCGCCGGCGGCCGCCGCGCCCAGGTCACCGACCTGGCCAAGGCCGGTATGAGCCAGGGCCTGGCCGGACTGTTTCTCGAGGCCCATCCGGATCCGGACAACGCCAAGTGCGACGGCCCCTGTGCCCTGCGTCTGGACAAGCTGGAGCCGCTCCTCAGCCAGCTCAAGCAGCTGGATGATCTGGTCAAGAGTTTTCCGCCGATTGAGACTGCCTGA